Genomic DNA from Sardina pilchardus chromosome 4, fSarPil1.1, whole genome shotgun sequence:
ACAAGGGACAGGCTTGCAGCATTGATCAACGTGCAAGCCATTGAAAATTGAATATATTATAAAAGATCTATGCTATTTTTGTGCTATTTGTTATTTGCTATTTTTTGTACATATGGTACGTTTGATAtttcattttgtgttgtttgttatgGCCTGTAGGCCCAGTGCTCTCTCTGCACTTTGAATACAGTTTTGAAAACATTTCAGCCCCTGAGTGCAGTCTCTACTTTTCTACTACATGACTTAACTTTTCCTTGTAAATCTAATGTTAAGCTCAGTGTAGTATATCCTTGTTTGTTTATACCACTTCCCTGGATCCATTACTTCTTGGCCAGTTGGAAATAATTCTCCAAAACTCTTTCATATTATTTCTAGAACATGTTAGTTTCTTTTATGATCTACACATTACTGTAATTGTATGATTGGTGAAAACCATAGCCACATACTTGCTAGAAAaggtttatttaaaaaataacaaaacacagAACATAAATAACAGAACCATAAAAatatatcaatataattaacaaacaaacaatttaaATAACAAATGAACAGTCAAAACAACATGGCAATGCCTGGTAACCAGTCTCAGATTTTGTCCACAAGTTTTTCAAACAGTTTCAAAAACCTTTCGGTTTTCTCCTCTGATTCAGTGTGCCTTCTCTGCTCCTTAGCTGATTCAGATTGCAAAAACTCCAGCATTTGCTGGACGGcactccccttcctcttccttggtgatggtgttggagTAGCGGGGAGGGTGTTAGATGGCGTATCTGAATTGGTGGTAGAGGTAGTGGATGGTGTAGTGGGAGGATTGGTGGAAGAGGCTGAGACTGGAGTTGCGGGTAGGGTAGTGGAAGGTGTAGTGGGAGGACTGGTGGAAGAgactgaggctgaggctgactCAGGTAAGTCCTCCCTGAGGGTTTCATAAGTTGGTGTGACAATGGCCTGTTGGAGACAATAACAATTCTGAGGTCATATTGCAAAGTTATTGGCTAGTTTGGAAAATAATTCCTACTTGATTTACCGTACCATTAATAAGGCTGTGGGGTCCTCCTCAGCCGGCCTGAAGGAAGCCACAATGACTGGGGGGTCAACTGCAGGCCTTCCCCCCAAAACAGCATGCATCTCTGCATAATATGGCCAATTTGACAGCGTCTTTTCCCCATGGTCTGTGCCAGAGCCCGTCCTTGGATCCCTCAGGTCCTACAataacaaccaaacacacacacacacacacagagagagagagaggaggatgtgtgtaagacagagagcGAAATGTACTAATGTAAAAGGAGTTGTAGGTTATGGGATAAAGACATGAAACAGATATGCAAATAATTACCTTATAACGTTTCTTTAAATTCTCCCACTTCTTGCTGATCTGCTTGTGGGTAATTTGACCCTCCAGGCCCAGCTCTTTCACTGCTTGCCTGTGAAAATACAGTGAAATTACTATGGACATGTAGCTGGGGTCAATAGCATTATCAGATATGACTTGTACAGTCTGGTCACTCACTCCCACAGGCTTTTGGTGGCGAATTTTGTCTTAAGAAATTTGGCATCATTTGCTGCCCTAAAGCGGATGAGGCCAAAGGTCTTCTCTGGAGTCCCTGAAAAGAAACCCGTTGACAATTGCATTACAACTGACTTTTCTTTAATGCTGAAtatgatctatctatctgtctatctgataGGCTACTTATGTGTCATGCGTCGCAAACATGTGGCTAGTGCACTCCACGTTCTTTACAACTTTGTAACTTTCGCGAGTTTTCGCTTCTGAATCTGAACGTGTAACTCATCAGTGGTGCATtaaaatttggcaaacagtggcgaacgctCGTGATGAACATGTTATCTTTGAATGATTTGGTCGGTgttgttaacattccattctaacggtaACCTAAATTGCATcgttgcgttcgtcaaactcacgtccagtttcactaaacaatacaaatatatgaatataaataaCAAATGAACAGTCAAAATAACCTGTCAATGACCATGGCCACAAATCAAACAGCCTGGCTACTTTTCTGTAACGTTATAACTTCGCGGAGACCTaccctcagactgtttgcgattgtttgaAGATGGTCGCCCAAAACTCAGTGCTAACGGGAAAACGTTTGTAAACATCCACCTATGTTTGCTATTGTGAATGCACCTAAGGTTTCTGTGCTCATTAAACATTGTTATCACGAATATTTGAAGCATGGATAAGCACGAAACATCTGTATACAACGGGACACACCCCCCTGCCTGTCAGTGTAGCAGGTAGCTGCTAGCTAATGGGTAGACTCTTGCGAAGCTCTCGGCATATTTACGATCGTCGTCAAATAGTGATTTCTAAACAATTAACTTAAAAGTCCATTTCATATACATTTAACTAACACATTCCGACACATTTCAGAATTTTTACATACTTATTTGCGAATATATACTTACATTTGTAAACTTCGTTTCCACCGGCGTCCGCCATCTTGTTCCGAAAAAACTGCCGCTGGCTGAGTTCGAAAAGCATCATGGGATACCCCCTTGGCCGCAAGTCTGGTCCAAAGCTGACTTGCGGCCGAGGGGCATTTTTAGGGGTGGATAGACACTTTCCCATTCTCCCTAACGTATTGGGACACCCTACCCCCCCGCGGGAACGCGCAAAATCTAGGGAAAGGGTTCAAATCTAGGGCTAGGGGCTGAAATGGGACGGGCCCTTAGTGAGttcttcacctcactgtgtgctgtaggcctatgtgttcactaaggcggggatcacattagccagcggcaagcggcaggtttcctattgttttctatggttcggcagcggaacggtgacaacgctggcgtaacgctagcgttgagcaaactgggagttgaacttggttcaactttgaagcgcaacgctcggcacatcacaatcagttttagaatgtttaggtattttgaccaatcagattcgtctaaggacgtagcagcaaagattgaacttagcaacgagatagaatgttttggatgtattattatggtctgagcgttgcgttaagcttgccgctgccgcttgccgctggctaatgtgatccctgcctaattcacggattgggatgaatgcagagaccgaatttccctagGGGGATCAAAAGAGTAGCCTACTATATGCCAATGTAATGTTTGCTTGCAGCATCCAACATGTGCCACacataagaataaataaattaatgaagCATAACCATTAACCAATAATTTTATTATGAGACAGATATTTTCATTAATCAGTAATAGCATAGGCTGTGCATGTCTAAAAGCACAACGTTTATTTTCATCCATTTATTTCCTACGCTCAAGCGATAGATGGCGGTGGTGCATAGGGGTCAGGAACGCAGCCACGCAGTAGCTCACGTAGAAGAAGTAAAACAGGCATCCTAGCATTAGCCGCAGCCTCGGTTGCTTGTAGGTGATTTAGGTTTAAAACAGCGAATAGGACATATTTTGCCAACAGGGCCATGTCTGACACAGTAAGTTTACGTTTATATTTGTTCATTGGATGTGTTGGGTAATCATATTTTGACGAAAGCTTCGGGACGGAATTTACTTAGATAAGTAGGATTATGCTAATTTACTTCTAGCCTTGCCCAACGTTAGGCCACTGGCTTAGAACaacgttagctaatcaacctgtcAACATAATTTAATGCTAAACGCCATCATTAGTTTATATTCTGTCTAGACAGTTCTATACGCATACTCTATACACATACTTCATACAAGTCGTTTTTAACTGTAAGTCTTTGTTGGTCTATGTAACACCGTTtagtgttgtagcctactgctaTTTTTGTTAGCTATCGCATAGCGCCTAACAAAACCTGCATGTTGCTGTGTTATTGAAGTAGCTGCTACAAGCACATTCAAAACTGTCTCTGTATCAGCCTACATCCTTTTCACTAGTTATAGCGTAGTCATCGACCAGATAGTTTAGCTAATTCGACATTTATAAGAATGTAATCCCCGCACGCATCATAACGTTATAGCTTCGCTTGCTaatgtaacgttaatgttatGGAGATACTAGGAGATTTTGTAACGTTTCACCCTACTAACATGAACTTCACACTTTTCTCAGGAAACGAAACCATCGACAACTGATGGAGGGGACAAGAAAGACGGTGGAGAGTACATTAAATTGAAAGTAATTGGTCAGGTAGGTGGTTTAACACAAACTAGCCCAGGTATGCTACTCTGAAGAAACTACGAAAACATGGCAGTAACATTAACTTCTCCGTTTGCATGTAGGATAACAGCGAGATTCACTTCAAAGTGAAGATGACGACATCGCTGAAGAAGTTGAAAGAGTCCTACAGTAAAAGACAGGTACGGATAAACAGTAGCCTGGTGACGTTATGTGTGGACATGTGAACTTTGGTAGGCTAACTCCAGGTAGTCGAGAGGGGGCAGGACAACTCCTGTTCGACACCTGTTTCCTAACTGTTGTTGCAGTCACTCCAAATGAGATCCCT
This window encodes:
- the LOC134078962 gene encoding mucin-7-like yields the protein MQLSTGFFSGTPEKTFGLIRFRAANDAKFLKTKFATKSLWEQAVKELGLEGQITHKQISKKWENLKKRYKDLRDPRTGSGTDHGEKTLSNWPYYAEMHAVLGGRPAVDPPVIVASFRPAEEDPTALLMAIVTPTYETLREDLPESASASVSSTSPPTTPSTTLPATPVSASSTNPPTTPSTTSTTNSDTPSNTLPATPTPSPRKRKGSAVQQMLEFLQSESAKEQRRHTESEEKTERFLKLFEKLVDKI
- the LOC134078820 gene encoding small ubiquitin-related modifier 1-like, which gives rise to MSDTETKPSTTDGGDKKDGGEYIKLKVIGQDNSEIHFKVKMTTSLKKLKESYSKRQGVQPDMLRFLFEGQRISDHQTPKELGMEDEDVIEVYQEQTGGLRMN